The following proteins are encoded in a genomic region of Candidatus Hydrogenedens sp.:
- a CDS encoding glycoside hydrolase family 99-like domain-containing protein, giving the protein MTTQYHLSVCFYFKVFLLLLFFFYITQKPCFADETSREQSLPIKNSRGDYTVACFYFPNYHVDKRNEKVHGQNWTEWELVKNAKPRFSGHQQPKVPLWGYVDEADPKVMEKKIDAAAEHGIDVFLFDWYWYNDGPFLQRCLDEGYLKARNHNRVRFAVMWANHTWLNIHPASLDTVQSSPVLYPGEVTPETFEQITDYVIDKYFLDSAHWTIHGKPVFSIYEIHTFVDGIGGLENAKKALDNFQKKAIDKGFPGVHINVVNVENRMPKCVVGKMTPAELIRYLNIDSVTSYAWVLDTPLNNFPETPYSEVASRFDKIWLERSQQFGVPYFPNVSMGWDSSPRCNQSDPFQNKGYPFTPILSGNTPEQFQSALEKCRAFLDSTPICNKTLTINAWNEWTEGSYLEPDTNHGYAYLEAIKNVFGK; this is encoded by the coding sequence ATGACTACACAATACCATTTATCCGTTTGTTTTTATTTTAAAGTTTTTCTATTACTTCTCTTCTTCTTTTATATTACACAAAAACCGTGTTTTGCAGATGAAACATCTCGAGAGCAATCCTTACCTATAAAAAACTCCCGAGGTGACTACACAGTTGCCTGTTTCTATTTTCCAAACTATCATGTAGATAAACGCAACGAAAAAGTCCATGGACAAAATTGGACCGAATGGGAATTGGTAAAAAATGCCAAACCGCGTTTTTCAGGACATCAACAACCAAAGGTTCCCCTATGGGGCTATGTAGATGAAGCCGACCCTAAGGTCATGGAAAAGAAAATAGATGCCGCTGCAGAACATGGTATTGATGTTTTTCTATTTGACTGGTACTGGTATAACGATGGTCCTTTCTTACAACGCTGTCTGGATGAAGGCTATCTCAAAGCAAGAAATCATAACCGCGTTCGTTTTGCAGTAATGTGGGCAAATCATACATGGCTTAACATTCATCCTGCTTCTTTAGATACCGTTCAATCTTCACCGGTGCTATATCCCGGTGAAGTCACTCCGGAAACCTTTGAGCAAATTACCGATTATGTGATTGACAAATATTTTTTAGACTCTGCCCACTGGACTATCCATGGCAAGCCTGTATTCTCAATTTATGAAATCCATACCTTCGTCGATGGTATTGGCGGTTTAGAAAATGCAAAAAAAGCACTGGATAATTTCCAGAAAAAAGCCATTGACAAAGGCTTCCCCGGTGTTCATATCAATGTAGTTAATGTAGAAAACCGCATGCCAAAATGCGTTGTTGGGAAAATGACCCCAGCGGAACTCATTCGCTATCTTAATATAGATAGTGTAACCTCCTATGCGTGGGTATTGGATACACCATTGAATAACTTCCCAGAAACTCCATATTCCGAAGTAGCCAGTCGCTTTGATAAAATCTGGCTGGAACGCTCCCAACAATTTGGCGTTCCTTATTTTCCCAATGTTTCTATGGGTTGGGACTCATCTCCAAGATGTAATCAAAGTGACCCGTTCCAGAATAAAGGTTATCCATTCACGCCTATTCTTTCTGGAAACACCCCCGAACAATTCCAATCTGCTTTAGAAAAATGCCGTGCATTTTTAGACAGCACTCCTATCTGCAACAAAACATTAACCATCAACGCATGGAACGAATGGACCGAAGGCAGCTACCTCGAACCCGATACTAACCACGGCTACGCCTACCTCGAAGCCATAAAAAATGTATTCGGAAAATGA
- a CDS encoding DNA methyltransferase, with the protein MKKPQVTLQTTTLWDYPSQHYGDQMQGDQNYPGATPSYIIWNLLQRYTREKDFIVDPMCGSGTTIDVCKDLNRKVIGFDLSPYRDDIIPADARYLPLPSESIDFVFLDPPYGTNIHYSDDPRCIGTLSANEDTYYKSMEQCIREIYRILKPQRFMALYCCDSFQKKKPFAPIGFRLFSIMERWFTPMDIIAVVRHNRTLKRRHYHTEAERGNYFLRGFNYLFIMKKEMKQKK; encoded by the coding sequence ATGAAAAAACCGCAAGTAACTTTGCAAACAACAACCCTCTGGGATTATCCCTCACAACATTATGGCGACCAGATGCAGGGAGACCAAAATTATCCGGGGGCAACCCCTTCGTATATTATCTGGAACCTATTACAGCGGTATACCCGTGAAAAAGATTTTATTGTTGACCCTATGTGTGGGAGCGGAACAACTATTGATGTATGTAAAGACCTTAATCGAAAGGTTATCGGATTTGATTTAAGTCCCTATCGAGATGACATTATTCCTGCGGATGCTCGATATTTGCCGTTACCAAGTGAAAGTATTGATTTTGTTTTTTTAGACCCACCGTATGGAACGAATATTCATTACTCGGACGACCCGCGATGTATAGGAACTTTGAGTGCTAATGAGGACACCTATTATAAATCTATGGAACAATGTATCCGTGAGATTTACCGCATATTAAAACCTCAGCGATTTATGGCTCTATATTGTTGCGATTCGTTTCAAAAAAAGAAGCCTTTTGCCCCTATCGGATTTCGATTGTTTTCGATTATGGAGCGATGGTTTACACCTATGGATATTATTGCGGTTGTTCGACATAATCGGACATTAAAACGGAGACACTACCATACCGAAGCAGAACGCGGAAATTATTTTCTCCGCGGGTTCAACTATTTGTTTATAATGAAGAAAGAAATGAAACAAAAAAAATGA
- the bamD gene encoding outer membrane protein assembly factor BamD — protein MKKNFIFVLVLACGLLVVDSYAQWTWTPQTGRFINVKRMPKETAELQIEYARSLYLQGDYKKALKETEKFFDFYGQDPLADQNLFLRGEIKMAMEKWLEAAKEFQKLVSGYPNSKLYEQAIQKQFEIGDKLYERGLKKRSKFLSFFRGKPLKHAIEVYGMVVSNQPFMPRSAEAQYKIGLCHHARKEYIEAGYEYRRVIDNYPQSDWVDDARFGLARCYYESSLPPEYDQSRAELAIEAIDEFIKNFPEDSRVEELKGWRQKMRDNIAEQKLSVARYYEKKRNFDSARIYYQLIANQYTDTPSAEKANKWLEANPVKVSDLKTQFNQETKK, from the coding sequence ATGAAAAAGAATTTTATTTTTGTGCTTGTTCTTGCTTGTGGTTTGCTGGTCGTGGATAGCTATGCACAGTGGACATGGACTCCGCAAACGGGCAGATTTATTAATGTAAAGCGGATGCCCAAGGAAACTGCTGAACTGCAAATTGAATACGCACGGAGTTTGTATTTACAGGGGGATTATAAAAAAGCCCTGAAAGAAACGGAAAAATTCTTTGATTTTTATGGACAGGACCCATTGGCAGACCAGAACTTGTTTTTACGCGGTGAAATTAAGATGGCTATGGAAAAATGGTTGGAAGCAGCAAAGGAATTCCAGAAATTAGTTTCTGGTTACCCTAACTCGAAACTCTATGAGCAAGCCATACAAAAACAATTTGAAATTGGTGATAAGTTATACGAACGGGGATTAAAAAAGAGAAGCAAATTTTTATCCTTTTTCCGAGGAAAACCGCTAAAACATGCGATAGAAGTCTATGGAATGGTTGTGAGTAATCAGCCCTTTATGCCGCGTTCCGCAGAAGCCCAGTATAAAATCGGACTTTGTCATCATGCAAGGAAGGAATATATCGAAGCCGGTTATGAATATCGTCGTGTTATAGATAATTATCCTCAATCCGATTGGGTAGATGATGCACGGTTCGGGTTAGCCCGTTGTTATTATGAATCTTCTCTCCCGCCTGAATATGACCAGAGTAGGGCAGAATTAGCCATCGAAGCCATTGATGAATTTATAAAGAATTTTCCTGAAGATAGTCGTGTAGAAGAACTCAAAGGATGGCGTCAAAAAATGCGGGATAATATAGCTGAACAGAAGTTAAGCGTTGCCCGTTACTATGAAAAAAAGAGAAACTTTGATTCTGCAAGAATATATTACCAGTTGATAGCCAATCAATATACGGACACGCCATCCGCAGAAAAAGCCAATAAGTGGTTGGAAGCAAACCCCGTAAAAGTGAGTGATTTGAAAACTCAATTCAATCAGGAGACGAAGAAATAA
- a CDS encoding LptE family protein: MNSVRNKRIILYVSLVCLFTFLSVLNINCAYTTKVSLDPRYQTVAVSGFYNKSSEYDFQAPLTNALIRKFITDGRLKVVKPSEADLLIEGVILDYKRKGLTYDANDETTQFLIVVTAGVRVTDQHTGKILWQEPMMAGESTYFTRAAGQSSDRLHGNVETFLNPVRSFASDEENRAVSEALEQLASDIFYRTIEPW, encoded by the coding sequence ATGAATTCTGTAAGGAACAAAAGAATCATACTTTATGTATCGTTGGTATGTCTTTTTACCTTTCTGTCTGTGCTAAATATAAATTGTGCTTACACAACCAAAGTTTCATTAGACCCGCGTTATCAGACTGTTGCTGTATCTGGTTTTTACAACAAGTCATCCGAGTATGATTTCCAAGCACCTTTGACCAATGCCTTAATACGGAAATTTATCACAGATGGTCGGCTGAAAGTGGTAAAACCGTCAGAGGCAGATTTGCTTATTGAAGGTGTTATTTTGGATTACAAGCGGAAGGGACTGACTTACGATGCGAATGACGAGACTACGCAGTTTTTGATTGTAGTAACCGCGGGTGTTCGTGTGACAGACCAACATACGGGAAAAATACTCTGGCAGGAACCTATGATGGCTGGCGAAAGCACTTATTTTACACGCGCCGCAGGACAATCCTCTGACAGACTTCATGGAAATGTAGAAACCTTTTTAAACCCGGTTCGTTCTTTTGCCAGCGACGAAGAAAACAGGGCTGTTTCTGAAGCGTTAGAACAATTAGCCTCGGATATATTCTATCGGACTATTGAACCGTGGTAG
- the holA gene encoding DNA polymerase III subunit delta: MDIKQFKKELSKKGLPSNCLLFCPSVSGNKESFEPVLAEEIIEELIKGFIPEGTESVGLQTFYGDETRLDEIVMECSTHPFFSPRKVVVVRKFELLDRNEKSDVKFIRPMLDYLQNPLDTTLLLCVAETVDSRKPLYQAFESINGVIECPALNNNELKEWVRQYLSNKKKKISPDGLDELVSRCGTKLSDIQNALTLLLGFVGEKDSITIKDVLDSCADVAEESIWSLTDAIALGNMKMAWLILNDLLNQGKEPPEIVSVIHWLLENAYKTTELSEEKPRSTFVMNKVSPLAKRFGLKKLVAAMNLCNETTYAMRQTGTDERTALELLVLKLSYIPPKQRKN; encoded by the coding sequence ATGGATATAAAGCAATTTAAAAAAGAATTGTCAAAAAAAGGATTGCCCTCAAATTGTTTGCTTTTCTGTCCTTCAGTTTCTGGTAATAAAGAAAGTTTTGAGCCTGTTCTTGCGGAGGAAATAATTGAAGAATTGATAAAAGGTTTTATTCCAGAGGGAACAGAATCTGTAGGGTTACAAACCTTTTATGGAGATGAAACTCGACTGGACGAAATAGTGATGGAATGTTCTACACATCCTTTTTTTTCTCCGCGTAAGGTAGTGGTTGTTCGCAAATTTGAACTGTTAGACCGTAACGAAAAAAGTGATGTGAAATTTATTCGCCCCATGCTGGACTATCTTCAGAATCCATTGGATACCACCTTGTTGCTATGTGTGGCAGAAACTGTTGATTCCCGAAAACCTCTTTATCAAGCATTTGAGTCAATTAACGGAGTAATTGAATGTCCTGCCCTAAATAATAATGAATTGAAAGAATGGGTAAGGCAGTATTTAAGCAATAAAAAAAAGAAAATTTCACCGGATGGTTTGGATGAATTAGTATCCAGATGTGGCACAAAGCTAAGTGATATTCAGAATGCTTTGACTTTATTACTTGGTTTTGTAGGGGAAAAAGATTCTATAACAATTAAAGATGTGCTGGACTCCTGTGCAGATGTTGCAGAAGAATCCATCTGGAGTTTGACAGATGCAATAGCTCTCGGGAACATGAAAATGGCATGGCTTATACTTAATGATTTATTAAATCAAGGAAAAGAACCGCCCGAAATCGTTTCGGTAATCCATTGGCTTCTTGAAAACGCCTATAAGACTACAGAACTATCCGAAGAAAAACCTCGAAGCACTTTTGTTATGAATAAAGTAAGTCCCCTTGCGAAGCGATTTGGACTTAAGAAATTAGTTGCGGCAATGAACCTTTGTAACGAAACTACCTATGCGATGCGCCAAACAGGAACCGATGAAAGAACCGCATTGGAATTGCTTGTCCTCAAACTTTCCTATATCCCACCAAAGCAAAGAAAAAATTAA
- a CDS encoding flagellin yields MGLRINTNIAALNATRTLRKNTLDLNKSLERLSSGLRINRAADDAAGLAIAEGFRSVVCGARVAVRNVQDGISLIQTAEGALVESSNILQRIRELAVQSANGTNSTQNRAALDAEVTQLLQQLDSIARDTEFNGFYVLSVTQSIVIQAGPQMGQTLTITIQGSKTSDLGVSGISISTQGGAVSTLSIVDNAIKSINILRSNLGAFQNRLEFTINTLEIQEENASYSESQIRDADIAQETVRFTRNQILVSAGTSVLAQANVIPQTALQLLRG; encoded by the coding sequence ATGGGTTTACGAATTAACACAAACATCGCCGCCCTCAACGCAACCCGCACTTTACGCAAGAACACTCTTGACCTCAACAAATCCCTCGAACGACTCTCCAGTGGTTTGCGAATTAACCGTGCTGCCGATGATGCCGCCGGTTTAGCCATTGCGGAAGGATTCCGTTCTGTTGTTTGTGGAGCACGAGTAGCCGTCCGCAATGTCCAGGATGGAATAAGTCTCATTCAGACGGCAGAAGGAGCATTAGTCGAAAGTTCTAATATTCTCCAAAGAATTCGAGAATTAGCAGTTCAATCGGCTAATGGAACAAATAGCACACAAAATAGGGCTGCTTTAGATGCGGAAGTAACTCAATTGCTCCAGCAGTTAGACTCAATCGCACGCGATACAGAGTTTAACGGCTTCTATGTTTTGAGTGTAACACAAAGTATCGTTATTCAAGCAGGTCCCCAAATGGGACAAACTCTTACCATCACAATACAGGGTTCCAAAACAAGCGATTTAGGAGTAAGTGGCATATCTATTTCTACTCAGGGTGGTGCTGTGTCAACATTAAGTATTGTGGATAACGCTATAAAGAGTATTAATATTTTAAGAAGTAATCTGGGTGCCTTTCAGAACCGTCTTGAATTTACTATCAACACACTTGAAATTCAGGAAGAAAATGCGTCCTATTCCGAGAGCCAAATTCGCGATGCAGATATTGCTCAGGAAACGGTACGGTTCACTCGCAATCAAATATTGGTCAGTGCCGGCACATCTGTCCTCGCACAGGCAAATGTAATTCCACAAACGGCACTACAACTCCTGCGTGGATAA
- a CDS encoding DNA methyltransferase — translation MAKNILPKKQDTQIMMFDTYEYPSYEEIIDAYAKEFANYVLPKGDTIFGFWMQTLADLEFLDLELQGLTEEYKIDPINRVVTFKGDEEFIRSRIAHLEKVKGKGTLYTELVDTFGDTNAYAFHNLYPYKGKFYPRVVRTLINAFKLNNNSLLLDPFNGSGTTTHEASLMGIKSVGIDVTPMGIVLSELKNDLLFINDRKLSFTPKEIHDILQAIESRKWEHSDPLIHKLMLAVYFDTVDAFVRTSRYNKKGKLGLFIEKLNYIKDCHKKTMEIKEKYSLKFELAKIIERDILELKDIGEMEGKFDACITSPPYYFSIDYVGKDKIAYDYLGKDVKKIESKYLGMKNSGYPKNNYNGLPLKVAMYYEDLKESIKNIFWALKSGGRLAIIIGDSTVNGKKIPTTITTKKFCEELGFKFEKLIFNPLLGARNRAIRGESVIICSKPK, via the coding sequence ATGGCTAAAAATATCCTCCCCAAAAAGCAGGATACACAAATTATGATGTTCGATACATACGAATACCCATCTTATGAGGAAATAATAGACGCTTATGCTAAAGAATTTGCAAATTATGTTCTTCCCAAGGGAGATACTATATTCGGTTTCTGGATGCAAACATTGGCTGATTTGGAATTTTTGGATCTGGAATTACAGGGTTTAACTGAGGAATATAAAATTGACCCTATAAATAGAGTGGTCACTTTTAAAGGCGATGAAGAATTTATAAGATCAAGAATCGCTCATCTTGAAAAAGTTAAAGGAAAAGGGACTCTCTATACAGAATTAGTAGATACATTTGGTGATACCAATGCTTATGCATTTCACAATCTTTATCCATACAAAGGGAAATTTTATCCAAGAGTAGTGAGGACTCTAATTAATGCTTTCAAGTTAAATAATAATTCTCTTCTTTTAGACCCTTTCAACGGTTCTGGAACTACCACGCATGAGGCTTCTCTTATGGGTATTAAAAGCGTAGGAATAGATGTTACTCCCATGGGAATTGTATTATCAGAACTAAAAAATGATTTGCTTTTTATTAACGATCGGAAATTAAGTTTTACCCCAAAAGAGATTCATGATATTTTGCAGGCAATAGAAAGTAGAAAATGGGAACATTCTGACCCTTTAATTCATAAGTTAATGTTGGCAGTATATTTTGATACTGTTGATGCTTTCGTAAGAACATCAAGATATAATAAAAAAGGGAAATTAGGGTTATTTATTGAAAAGTTAAATTACATAAAAGACTGTCATAAAAAAACTATGGAAATTAAAGAAAAATATAGTCTTAAATTTGAACTTGCTAAAATCATAGAAAGAGATATTCTTGAACTCAAGGACATAGGAGAAATGGAAGGGAAATTTGATGCATGTATTACAAGTCCACCCTATTATTTTTCTATAGATTATGTAGGGAAAGATAAGATTGCTTATGATTATTTAGGTAAAGATGTAAAAAAAATTGAGTCGAAATATCTGGGAATGAAAAATAGCGGATACCCGAAAAATAATTATAATGGATTGCCTTTAAAAGTGGCTATGTACTATGAGGACTTAAAGGAATCAATAAAAAATATTTTCTGGGCATTAAAGTCTGGAGGTAGATTGGCAATTATAATTGGAGATAGTACCGTTAATGGTAAGAAGATTCCAACGACAATAACAACTAAAAAATTCTGCGAGGAGTTAGGGTTTAAATTTGAAAAGTTAATATTTAATCCTCTTTTAGGTGCTCGCAATCGGGCAATAAGAGGAGAAAGCGTGATAATTTGTTCTAAACCAAAATGA
- the trpA gene encoding tryptophan synthase subunit alpha, translating into MNRIEERLKVLKQNKEKAFVAYITAGYPSPDYFEPIMLALDKAGVDIVEVGIPFSDPVGDGPVIQDASYHALLNGTTPAKVLEWVANLRKKTNIPILLFTYFNPILVQGISSFLQKSAQIDVDGILCVDLPIEEADNYKTEAEKNHLSTVFLVAPNSSEERIQHIVQKCSDFVYYVSRLGVTGEKDTIAADLSTSVERIKKYTDLPVMVGFGISKPEHASFVASVSDGVIVGSAFVRYLKEHAKNPQWEDGFVRYVKSLVDATKKEKQPE; encoded by the coding sequence ATGAACAGAATTGAAGAAAGATTGAAAGTATTAAAGCAAAACAAAGAAAAAGCCTTTGTTGCTTATATTACCGCGGGTTATCCTTCACCGGATTACTTTGAACCTATTATGCTTGCATTGGATAAAGCCGGTGTAGATATTGTAGAAGTAGGGATTCCCTTTTCAGACCCTGTCGGAGATGGACCTGTTATTCAGGATGCTTCCTATCACGCATTATTAAATGGAACTACTCCTGCAAAGGTATTGGAATGGGTCGCTAATTTACGCAAAAAAACCAATATCCCTATTCTCCTTTTTACCTATTTTAATCCAATTCTTGTGCAGGGTATTTCTTCATTCTTACAAAAGTCGGCTCAAATCGATGTAGACGGAATACTCTGCGTGGATTTACCCATAGAAGAAGCAGATAACTATAAAACAGAAGCAGAAAAAAATCATCTATCAACGGTTTTTTTAGTAGCTCCGAATAGTTCCGAAGAACGAATACAACACATTGTTCAAAAATGTTCTGACTTCGTTTATTATGTATCGCGATTAGGCGTTACTGGAGAAAAAGATACCATCGCGGCAGACCTTTCTACCTCTGTGGAACGAATAAAAAAATATACCGACTTGCCCGTAATGGTTGGATTTGGTATATCGAAGCCGGAACATGCTTCTTTTGTTGCTTCAGTATCCGATGGCGTAATTGTGGGTTCTGCTTTTGTCCGATATTTGAAAGAGCATGCAAAAAATCCTCAATGGGAAGACGGTTTTGTTAGATATGTAAAATCATTAGTAGATGCCACAAAAAAAGAAAAACAGCCTGAATAA
- the trpB gene encoding tryptophan synthase subunit beta: protein MSENLFTEQKTPYPDGKGRYGDFGGRFVPETLFVALEELEQVFRSAREDKEFQKTFQSYARDYIGRPTPLYFAQRLTEYLGGAQIYFKREDLAHTGAHKINNALGQCLLTKRMGKTRVIAETGAGQHGVATASAAALLGLECCIYMGTEDMERQRLNVFRMRLLGAQVVGVDAGSKTLKDAINEALRDWSLNVKNTHYVLGTVHGPHPFPWICREFQKIIGIEARQQILEHAGKLPNLLVACVGGGSNSIGLFYEFLNDKDIEMVGVEAGGKAIAPGMHAARFAGGSFGMLHGAQSYVLQDEFGQIGTTHSISAGLDYASVGPEHAWLYSSGRVKYTYAMDDEALNAFQLCARLEGIIPALESSHAIAYVLKEAPRRPQDHIILVNLSGRGDKDVEHASKFIKLDT from the coding sequence TTGTCAGAGAATTTATTTACAGAGCAAAAAACGCCTTATCCTGATGGTAAAGGCAGATATGGAGATTTCGGTGGGCGTTTTGTTCCCGAAACATTATTTGTTGCGTTAGAGGAATTGGAGCAGGTGTTCCGTTCCGCACGCGAAGATAAAGAATTTCAAAAGACTTTTCAAAGTTATGCCCGAGACTATATCGGTAGACCTACACCTTTATATTTTGCCCAACGATTAACAGAATATTTAGGAGGGGCTCAGATATATTTTAAGCGGGAAGATTTGGCTCACACGGGCGCCCATAAAATTAATAATGCATTGGGTCAATGTTTATTAACAAAGCGAATGGGGAAAACCCGGGTTATCGCAGAAACAGGAGCCGGGCAACACGGTGTAGCAACGGCTTCGGCAGCGGCTCTATTAGGGCTGGAATGTTGTATTTACATGGGCACCGAGGATATGGAGCGACAACGATTAAATGTATTTCGTATGAGGCTATTAGGGGCACAAGTTGTAGGTGTTGATGCGGGTAGCAAAACATTGAAAGATGCTATCAATGAGGCTCTACGCGATTGGTCGTTAAATGTAAAGAATACCCATTATGTTTTGGGAACAGTTCATGGACCTCATCCATTTCCATGGATATGTCGAGAGTTTCAAAAGATAATTGGAATAGAAGCCCGACAACAAATTCTTGAACACGCAGGTAAATTACCTAACTTATTGGTTGCCTGTGTGGGTGGCGGTAGTAATTCTATTGGATTGTTTTATGAGTTTCTAAATGATAAAGATATTGAAATGGTTGGAGTTGAAGCAGGGGGAAAAGCCATTGCTCCCGGAATGCATGCGGCACGGTTTGCAGGGGGAAGTTTCGGAATGTTACATGGTGCTCAAAGTTATGTCCTACAGGACGAATTTGGGCAAATTGGAACTACTCATAGTATATCCGCGGGTCTGGATTATGCCAGTGTGGGACCGGAACATGCATGGCTTTATTCTTCCGGTAGAGTTAAGTATACCTATGCAATGGATGATGAGGCACTAAACGCATTCCAATTATGTGCCCGATTAGAAGGGATAATTCCGGCATTGGAAAGTTCCCATGCTATTGCGTATGTATTGAAAGAAGCTCCCCGTAGGCCCCAAGACCATATTATTCTTGTGAACCTTTCCGGTCGGGGTGATAAAGATGTTGAACATGCTTCAAAATTTATCAAACTGGATACTTAA
- a CDS encoding phosphoribosylanthranilate isomerase, which translates to MKVKICGITNKEDALMACDAGADAIGIVMAPEAKVRNRYVPFEEAIEILEVIPPFVATVGVIVNEPMEKWVQYLTYFDLIQMSGEETPEEIPLGQSIIKSFAVDENFTLKNMLSYKVRGYLLDAKIGKDHGGTGKVCNWEKAREAVDTGKPIILAGGLNIDNVVEAIHKVRPYAVDVSTGVEEYPGKKDENLVREFIYRAKNALS; encoded by the coding sequence ATGAAGGTTAAAATTTGTGGTATTACGAACAAGGAAGATGCCTTAATGGCGTGTGATGCAGGAGCAGACGCCATCGGGATTGTTATGGCTCCGGAAGCAAAGGTTCGAAATCGCTATGTGCCTTTTGAGGAAGCTATCGAAATATTGGAAGTAATTCCTCCTTTTGTGGCCACAGTAGGAGTTATTGTAAATGAGCCCATGGAAAAATGGGTTCAATATTTAACTTACTTTGACCTTATACAGATGAGTGGAGAAGAAACACCGGAAGAAATACCCTTAGGGCAATCCATTATAAAATCTTTCGCTGTAGATGAAAATTTCACACTAAAAAATATGCTGTCTTACAAAGTTCGGGGTTATTTGCTGGATGCGAAAATAGGGAAAGACCACGGAGGAACAGGAAAGGTTTGTAATTGGGAGAAAGCACGAGAAGCAGTAGACACAGGGAAACCTATTATTCTTGCAGGGGGATTAAATATAGATAATGTTGTTGAAGCCATTCATAAAGTCCGCCCCTATGCAGTAGATGTATCCACAGGGGTGGAAGAATATCCCGGAAAAAAGGATGAAAACCTTGTCAGAGAATTTATTTACAGAGCAAAAAACGCCTTATCCTGA
- a CDS encoding sigma-70 family RNA polymerase sigma factor yields the protein MNRKGKKTEKYTPEFEQEVVKYIDLVFSVAFRLTRNREDAQDLTQSTMVKAFRFHEQFEKGTNMKAWLLTILRNTFINEYRKKSKEPNKVELLGNEPAKSASPDSNVPGVIAQPDSYEHLLELLDDPVRKALDSLPQEFRIAVIMSDLQDYSYKEIADVMNCPIGTVMSRLFRGRRLMREYLEKSKNEADTSSPPPKTRLRKQRTKV from the coding sequence TTGAATAGAAAGGGCAAAAAGACAGAAAAATATACTCCTGAATTTGAACAGGAAGTCGTGAAATATATTGACCTCGTGTTCAGTGTAGCTTTCCGTCTTACCCGTAATCGGGAAGATGCCCAGGATTTAACACAAAGCACTATGGTCAAAGCGTTTCGTTTCCATGAGCAGTTTGAGAAAGGAACCAATATGAAGGCATGGCTCCTGACAATACTGCGTAATACTTTTATTAATGAGTATCGAAAAAAGTCCAAAGAACCCAACAAAGTGGAACTATTGGGAAATGAACCTGCAAAAAGTGCTTCACCCGATTCTAATGTTCCCGGTGTAATAGCACAACCCGATAGTTACGAACATCTTCTCGAACTTTTAGATGACCCTGTTAGAAAGGCATTGGATTCCTTACCCCAAGAATTTCGTATTGCGGTAATTATGTCGGACTTGCAGGACTATTCTTATAAAGAAATTGCCGATGTAATGAATTGCCCTATTGGGACGGTTATGTCTCGTCTTTTCCGCGGTAGACGCTTGATGCGTGAATACTTAGAAAAGAGTAAAAATGAGGCGGATACATCTTCTCCTCCTCCGAAAACACGCTTGCGTAAGCAACGCACAAAAGTTTAG